GGCGTCCTGCTCGGCGCGGGGGAGCGGCCCCGACCGGGCCAGCACCTGGGCGGCCGTGCGCGAGCCGAGGAGCGTGCGCAGGTCTTTCGGTGTCACGGCGCACCCGCTCGCGATCGACAGGTAGTCGGTGAGCGCTCGTGCGCTGACGCGATGCCGGCCCTCGGCATCGCGCCACTCGGTCAGTCGCACGCGACGACCTCGCGGCACGGCGTCCAGCGCCGCGGCCAGGTCAGCGTCGCGCAGCGTCGCCTGCCAGCGCACGCCCGACTTCGCTGGGAAATCGAGGTGTACCCGAGCGCCGTCGATCTCGACGTGCTGCCACTCCAACGTGAGCGCGCCCACCGTGCCGTGCTCGAGCGCGTACCGTTCGTCGCCGAGTCGAACCCCCAAGGCGTCGATGAGTCGAGCCGCGATCGCCGTGGCGCGGGCCTGCGGATCCTCACCGCGGAGGTCGGTGGTGATGCGTCGGCGCAGGGGTGTCGTACACCCGGCGAGCTCGCGCACGCGGGCGTATTTGCGTCGCTCGGCGCGTTCCGTCCACGCCGGGTGATACCGGTACTGACGCCGTCCGTCGGCGTCCGTCCCGGCGGCCTGGAGGTGTCCGCGCTCGTCAGCGCAGATCCACACATCGGTCCAGGCGGGCGGGATGACGAGCGAGGTGATCCGCTCCAGCGTCGCGGGGTCGGTGACAGGCCTGCCGTCCGCGTCAGTGTGGGAATACCCGCGCCCGCGACGGCGCCGCATCATTCCCGGGTCGTCGGTCGATGATCGTCGAAGGCGCACCCATCGAGTGTGGGTCCGCGAGTCGGCGAGTGGGCGGTTCCCACAGGCTCCATCGAGGAAGCGCTCAGTCGCGTCCGCGGAATCGCTCGATCTCGCGCCGGTCGCGCTTCGTCGGGCGTCCCGCCCCACGCTCGCGCAGTACCGGCAGAACGCGCTCCTCCTTCGGCGGGGGCGGGGGAGTGCGGTCGTCGTAGTGTTCGGCCGCCTTCGCCGCCGAGGTGCGCTTGACGATGATGCCGGTGACGACGACGATGCGCTCGCCGCCCGGGGTCAGCGCCCGGACCGTGTCTCCGACCTTCACCGGGTGGGCGGGCTTCACCGTCGATCCGTTCACCTTCAGGTGCCCTGCCTTGCAGGCAGCGGTCGCCGCCGAGCGGGTCGAAAACAGGCGAATCGCCCAGGCCCACGCGTCCACGCGTGCCTGTGTCGGCCCGCCAACCCCGCCAGCGGCCATCACGCCGCCCGCGCCTCCGAGATCGCGTCGGCCGCCCGCACGAGCGCGAGGTGCGACAACGCCTGCGGAGTGTTGCCGAGGTGCCGCTCATCGTCGACGTCGTACTCCTCACTGAGCAGCCCCACGTCGTTCGTGATGCCGACCAGCCGGTCCATGAGGGTGACCGCGTCGTCGAGGCGGCCCGAGCGGGCGTACTGCTCGACCAGCCAGAACGCGCAGGTGAGGAACGGATGCTCGTCACCCTCCAATCCATCGACCCCGCTTTCCGTGCGGTAGCGCAGCGGGAGTCCCTTGCGCAGCAGCGTGCGCTCGATCTCGGCGACCGTTCCGAGCATCCGTTCGTCGTCGTAGGCGACGTAGCCGATCTGGGCGAGCTGCAGCAGCGACGCGTCGACCTCGACCGTGTCGTAGTGCTGGCGGTAGTGGCCGCGCTCGTCGTCGAAACCGTGCTCCTCAATCTCGGTGCGCAAGCGCTCGCGAATGGCCTTCCACTCGGCGAGCGGCCCGGTCAGGTCGAACTGCTCGATCGCGCGGATACCGCGGTCGAAGGCTGCCCACAGCATCGCTCGTGAGTGCGTGAAGGTGCGCAGCGGCCCGCGGATCTCCCAGATGCCGTTATCGGCGCGGTCGAGTTGGGTCGCAACCCACTCGAGCAGTCGCACTTGGAGCGACCACGAGAAGTCGTCCTCGTGCACTCCGAGCTCGCGTGCGTCTTCCAGGGCGATCATGAGTTCGCCGAAGATGTCGCCCTGGAATTGGTCGTAGGCGCCGTTTCCGACGCGCACGGGGGAGGAGCCTTCGTAGCCGGGGAGGCTCTCGATCTCGCGCTCGTACAGGTAGCGCTCGCCCGAGAGACCGTACATGATCTGCACGTCTTCCGGGTCGCCGGCGATCGCCCGCAACAGCCAGTCGCGCCACGCGCTTGCCTCGTCCTGGTAGCCGTGGATCATGAGTGCCTCGAGGGTGAGGGCGGCGTCGCGGATCCAGACGTAGCGGTAGTCCCAGTTGCGTCCGCCGCCGATCTCCTCCGGCAGGCTCGTCGTCGGAGCGGCGACAATGCCGCCGGTCGACTCGTGGGTGAGCGCTCGAAGGACGAGCAGCGAGCGGCGCACGTGTTCGTCGTAAGCGCCGGGCGGAGTGCACGTGCGCGCCCAGTTTTGCCACCACGCGCGCGTGGTCTCGAGCATCGTGTCCACGTCTTGCGGCGGGCGGGGCGACTTGTGCGACGGGAACCACGTGAGCACGGTGTCGACCGTCTCGCCGGCGGCGACCGTGAACTCGGCGCGGTGCGCGTGATCGACCGCGGTGAACTGGGGGCCGCGCACGACGACCGCGTCAGGGCCAGCGATGGCGGTGAGTTCCGGGGCATCCTCTGTGCCTGTTTGACGCACCCACGGCATCGCATCGGCGTAATCGAAGCGGATGCGCAGCACCTGTTCGACCGTCGCCTCGCCCTCAATGCCGGTCACCCGCCGCACGATGTCGCTCTCGCCGTTCTCGATCGGCATCCAATCGGTGACCTCGATGACACCGGTCGGGGTCTCCCACCGGGTCACGAGCACGAACGTGTCCTCCTCGTAGCGATGCGAGGTGCATTCGACGGCGCCGACCGGGTTCAGCGACCAGTGCCCGTGGCGCTCGTCGCCGAGGATCCGAGCGAGCAGCGACGCCGAGTCGAAGCGCGGCAGGCACAGCCAGTCGATCGATCCGGTGCGGCCGATGAGTGCCGCCGATCGGCAGTCTCCGACGAGGGCGTAATTCTCCAGAGGTTCGGCCATGAGAATCATCCAATCAGACGCATCTTCGAGACGGCCTCGATACGGTGACTCGATGCAGTCCGATCAGACGCTCATCATCCTCGGCGCCGGTGGCGACCTCACCAAGCGCCTGTTGGTCCCGGGGCTCGCCGGAGTTCTCGCCCGGAACCCCGAGCTTCGCCTCACCCTCGTCGGGGCGGGCCACAGCGAAAGCGACGACGACGCGTGGCGCGAACTGCTGCGCGACGCGCTCGAAAACGGCCTGGATGCGCTCGGTGACGTTCCCGATGCGTCCGCCGCGAAGGCTGCGATCGACCGCGCCGTCGATGCGGCCCGGTGGCGCACGGTGGACGCGACCGACCGCGGGCAGCTGCGGGGCCTCGTCGCGAGCGCGGAGCATCCGCCGATCCTGTACTTCGCCTTGCCACCCGACATCACCGTGCGGGCCGTCGAGGCGTTGCAGCCCGGCGACCTTCCCGACGGAACCCGCCTCGCCCTCGAGAAGCCCTTCGGCCACGACACCGAGTCGGCCCGAACGCTCAATGCGCTGCTCGCCGAGCGCGTCGCCGACGACCAGGTTTTCCGCGTCGACCACTTCCTCGGCAAGTCGACCGTGCTGAACCTCTTGGGCCTGCGCTTTGCCAACCGGTTGTTCGAGAGCGTGTGGAATCGCGACAACGTCGCCGCCATCGACATCGTCTACGACGAGACGCTCGCGCTGGAGGGCCGCGCCGGCTACTACGACAGCGCGGGGGCGCTCGTCGACATGATCCAGAGCCATCTGCTGCTCGTTGCCGGCTTCATGACGATGGAAGCGCCCGCCGCTCTCGACGCCGACGACCTGCGCGGGTCGCTCGTGCAGGCGCTGCGGGCGATGCGGCCGCTTGCCGACGACCCGGCGCGCGCCTCCCGCCGTGCGCGGTACACGGCGGGTGAGCTCGACGGCGAGAGCGTGCCCGCCTATGCGGACGAAGACGGCGTCGACCCAGAGAACGAGACCGAGACGCTCGCCGAATTCGTCGTCACCGTCGAGAACGCCCGCTGGGCGGGGGTGCCGATCACGCTGCGCAGCGGCAAAGCAGTCGGCGCGCCACGAAAGGACGCGCAGCTGACGCTGCACCCGGTCGCTCACCTCCCGCGGGGCTTTCACGGGGCTTCCGATGCACCGCGCATCATCGTCTCGTTGACGCCCGAGCACCTCACGGTCGACCTCGACCTGAACGGGCCGGGCGATCCGCTGGAGCTCGACCGCGTGCAGCTGGACACCGACTTCGGGTCGGGTGAGCTCACGGCGTACGGCGAGGTGCTCGACGGCATCCTGGCCGCCGATCCGCTGTTGAGCGTTCCCGCCGAGGCCGCTGAACTGTGCTGGGCGCTCGTCGATCCGGTGTTCGCCGCCTGGCGGGATGGCGCGGTACCGCTTGACGAGTACCCGGCTGGCTCGTCCGGCCCCGACGACTGGTCGACGCCGCTTTCCGACCTGTCGCGCGGCTAGGCTCGGCGTCGTGACGCGTGCCCTCATCACCGGTGCCACCGCGGGTATCGGACTCGAATTCGCCCGCCAGCTCGCGGCCCGCGGCGACGACCTTGTGCTGGTCGCCCGCACCGCGAGCAGGCTCGACGACGTCGCGGAGCGGATGCGCTCCCAGCACGGAGTCACCGTCGAGACCCTGGTGGCCGACCTGCACGATTCGGCTGGGGTCGCCGCCGTCGACGCCCGCATCGCGTCCGTGTCTGACCCGGTCGACGTGCTCATCAACAACGCCGGCTACGGAATTGGCGGCGACCTCGCCGCGACCGATGCCGAGGACGAGCAGCGCCACCTCGCGATTCACGTGGCCGTTCCGCTGCGCCTCTCTCAGACGGCTCTGAAGCGGATGCTCGCCGGCGGCGGGGGACGCATCGTCATCGTCTCGAGCGTGGCCGCGTTCACCCCGCGCGGCACCTATGGCGCCGCAAAGGCCTGGGGTGTGTCGTTCGCCCGCTGGGCGAACCTGAGTTATCGCCGCCGTGGCGTGAGCGTGACAGCGGTGGCGCCCGGATTCGTGCGCACCGAGTTCCATGAGCGCATGGGGGTCGACGTCTCGGGCATCCCCAAGGCGCTGTGGCTAGACGCCCCGACAGTTGTTCGGCAGTCGTTGCGGGCGATCGATCGCGGCCGCAGTGTCGTCATTCCGACCGTGCGGTGGACGATCATCGCGGGACTTGCCCGCATCCTGCCCGACTCGCTGTCGGCGGCGGGGCAGTTCCGCTCGCGCTAAACGGCGACGGGGTGGGCTTCGCCGGCGAGCGACGCCTTCCAGGCGACGAGCGCGCGCACGGTGTCGCTCTCGTCGGCTGCGAGACGTTCCATGGCGTCGGCGGGCACGAAGTAGTTGATCGCGACCCACGCGCGCACCTGCTCATCGGGATCGGCGGCGAGGGTGCGCAGCACATCGCACGGCGTGCGCTCGTTACGGGCGAGACAGCTGCGCACGCTCGCCTCGGGGTCGTGGGCCAGCGCCTCGTACACCTCGTCGGGGGCGTGGTACGACAGCGCGGCGCTCTCACGGATGCGCGGGTCGTCGCTCGCGGCCAGCCGACGAATGCGCTCCCGCTTGGAGTCGGTCACCGTGGGGGAGAGGAACTGCGCCACCGGCTCGGTTCCGAGCTGCATCGCGGGGGCGTTCTCGGCGAGCTGGCGCTTCTGCGCGGGGGTGTTGAACCGGATGCACGACATGCCAGGTACGGTAACCCTCGCCCGCCGTTTCCGGCGACTGCGGCACGGCGCGTACAGCGAACTCTGCGCTGTCTCTCCCTCGGGCCCGCAGGAGCGCGTCACTAGACTGTGGCCGTGTCCGAGCCCGCGCCCGCCTCGCCCGTGGTGAGCGACCGCGTCTGGACCGTCCCGAACGCGTTGAGCGCGCTGCGTCTGCTGCTCGTCCCCGTCTTCTTCGTGCTCGTCGTCGTTGGCGAAGATGTCGCGGCTCTCATCGTGATCGTGGTGTCCACCGTCAGCGACTGGGCCGACGGGGTGATCGCCCGACGCTTCGGCCAGATCACGAAGCTCGGCCAACTTCTCGATCCGGCTGCTGACCGGCTCTTCATCATGGCGGCCGTGCTCGGGCTCGCCGTGCGAGGGGTCGTTCCCTGGTGGCTCGTCGTCGTCATCATCGGTCGCGACCTCTTCCTGATCGTGCTCGGTGTCGTGCTCGCCCAGCACCGTTTCGGGCCGCTGCCCGTTCATCACCTCGGCAAAACCGCGACCTTCGCACTGTTCTACGCGCTGCCCATCCTCGTCCTCGGGCAGGCCTTCCCTGCCCTCGCGGTCGTGTCCGACCCCATCGGCTGGGCCTTCGCCCTGTGGGGGGCCTTCCTGTACTGGTGGGCGGGCCTGCTATACCTGCGCCAAACGCGTGTCCTCATCCGTGAACACCCCCTCGACAGAGCAGATGCATCGGATACGCTGGCACGCAGGAGGATGACGGATGGCTGACAACACGGCAGGCGGCGAACGCGAGTACCGCCCGCAAGACACGACGGTGCACTACGGGCCCGAATTCGCCGCGCAATTGGCGGCGATGGAAGCCGGTGTGCGCACGGGCGAGCTGGACATCATCAGCGCCCTTCCGTCGGGTTCAGCCGTGCTCATCGTGCGCCGCGGTCCGAACACCGGCGCGCGATTCCTGCTCGACGGCGACCAGACGATCGCCGGTCGCCATCCCGACGCCGACATCTTCCTCGACGACGTGACGGTGTCACGCAAGCATGCGGAATTCGTGCGTTCGGGTACCCGATTCGCCGTTCGTGACCTCGGTTCCCTGAACGGCACGTTCTACAACGGCGAGCGTATCGACGACACCGTCCCCCTCGTCGACGGCGCCGAGGTGCAGGTGGGCAAGTTCCATCTGACCTTCTACTCGTCGCGCCACGACCAGCCCCAGGGCGCCTGATGCCCGCACGGTCGTCCGCTGAGGCGCGACGGCCGGCGACAGCGGGGCTGCTGTCGATCGGC
The sequence above is a segment of the Microcella alkaliphila genome. Coding sequences within it:
- a CDS encoding DNA topoisomerase IB, translating into MRLRRSSTDDPGMMRRRRGRGYSHTDADGRPVTDPATLERITSLVIPPAWTDVWICADERGHLQAAGTDADGRRQYRYHPAWTERAERRKYARVRELAGCTTPLRRRITTDLRGEDPQARATAIAARLIDALGVRLGDERYALEHGTVGALTLEWQHVEIDGARVHLDFPAKSGVRWQATLRDADLAAALDAVPRGRRVRLTEWRDAEGRHRVSARALTDYLSIASGCAVTPKDLRTLLGSRTAAQVLARSGPLPRAEQDAVILSAVDTVAETLRNTRAVARSSYIDPVVIERFRRGRVAALTRAGVSDRAYADLVR
- a CDS encoding RNA-binding S4 domain-containing protein, producing MAAGGVGGPTQARVDAWAWAIRLFSTRSAATAACKAGHLKVNGSTVKPAHPVKVGDTVRALTPGGERIVVVTGIIVKRTSAAKAAEHYDDRTPPPPPKEERVLPVLRERGAGRPTKRDRREIERFRGRD
- a CDS encoding glycoside hydrolase family 15 protein, with product MAEPLENYALVGDCRSAALIGRTGSIDWLCLPRFDSASLLARILGDERHGHWSLNPVGAVECTSHRYEEDTFVLVTRWETPTGVIEVTDWMPIENGESDIVRRVTGIEGEATVEQVLRIRFDYADAMPWVRQTGTEDAPELTAIAGPDAVVVRGPQFTAVDHAHRAEFTVAAGETVDTVLTWFPSHKSPRPPQDVDTMLETTRAWWQNWARTCTPPGAYDEHVRRSLLVLRALTHESTGGIVAAPTTSLPEEIGGGRNWDYRYVWIRDAALTLEALMIHGYQDEASAWRDWLLRAIAGDPEDVQIMYGLSGERYLYEREIESLPGYEGSSPVRVGNGAYDQFQGDIFGELMIALEDARELGVHEDDFSWSLQVRLLEWVATQLDRADNGIWEIRGPLRTFTHSRAMLWAAFDRGIRAIEQFDLTGPLAEWKAIRERLRTEIEEHGFDDERGHYRQHYDTVEVDASLLQLAQIGYVAYDDERMLGTVAEIERTLLRKGLPLRYRTESGVDGLEGDEHPFLTCAFWLVEQYARSGRLDDAVTLMDRLVGITNDVGLLSEEYDVDDERHLGNTPQALSHLALVRAADAISEARAA
- a CDS encoding glucose-6-phosphate dehydrogenase, producing the protein MQSDQTLIILGAGGDLTKRLLVPGLAGVLARNPELRLTLVGAGHSESDDDAWRELLRDALENGLDALGDVPDASAAKAAIDRAVDAARWRTVDATDRGQLRGLVASAEHPPILYFALPPDITVRAVEALQPGDLPDGTRLALEKPFGHDTESARTLNALLAERVADDQVFRVDHFLGKSTVLNLLGLRFANRLFESVWNRDNVAAIDIVYDETLALEGRAGYYDSAGALVDMIQSHLLLVAGFMTMEAPAALDADDLRGSLVQALRAMRPLADDPARASRRARYTAGELDGESVPAYADEDGVDPENETETLAEFVVTVENARWAGVPITLRSGKAVGAPRKDAQLTLHPVAHLPRGFHGASDAPRIIVSLTPEHLTVDLDLNGPGDPLELDRVQLDTDFGSGELTAYGEVLDGILAADPLLSVPAEAAELCWALVDPVFAAWRDGAVPLDEYPAGSSGPDDWSTPLSDLSRG
- a CDS encoding SDR family NAD(P)-dependent oxidoreductase: MTRALITGATAGIGLEFARQLAARGDDLVLVARTASRLDDVAERMRSQHGVTVETLVADLHDSAGVAAVDARIASVSDPVDVLINNAGYGIGGDLAATDAEDEQRHLAIHVAVPLRLSQTALKRMLAGGGGRIVIVSSVAAFTPRGTYGAAKAWGVSFARWANLSYRRRGVSVTAVAPGFVRTEFHERMGVDVSGIPKALWLDAPTVVRQSLRAIDRGRSVVIPTVRWTIIAGLARILPDSLSAAGQFRSR
- a CDS encoding CDP-alcohol phosphatidyltransferase family protein, which encodes MSEPAPASPVVSDRVWTVPNALSALRLLLVPVFFVLVVVGEDVAALIVIVVSTVSDWADGVIARRFGQITKLGQLLDPAADRLFIMAAVLGLAVRGVVPWWLVVVIIGRDLFLIVLGVVLAQHRFGPLPVHHLGKTATFALFYALPILVLGQAFPALAVVSDPIGWAFALWGAFLYWWAGLLYLRQTRVLIREHPLDRADASDTLARRRMTDG
- a CDS encoding FHA domain-containing protein produces the protein MADNTAGGEREYRPQDTTVHYGPEFAAQLAAMEAGVRTGELDIISALPSGSAVLIVRRGPNTGARFLLDGDQTIAGRHPDADIFLDDVTVSRKHAEFVRSGTRFAVRDLGSLNGTFYNGERIDDTVPLVDGAEVQVGKFHLTFYSSRHDQPQGA